Genomic DNA from Planctomycetota bacterium:
CGGATCGACGCGATCCTCGAGCGGCCAGACGTCGTGCTCGATTCCCTCGGCGGCGAGGAAGGCGTCGAGCTCGGCGCGGTCGGTGATCCGTCGCGCGAGGGCGGGAATGGTGACGATCGCCATCGGAGTCTCCTCGGGAGTCGGAACGGGGGATCGGGTCCGGGTCACTGTTGCTGGTGCTGCTGCACGCGGGCCATGGCGGGGGCGAGGCCCGCGCTGCGGGTGCGGAACACGACCTCGAACAGGAACTCGAGGATCTCGACGTGCCGCCGCGCTTCGTCGAGGCTCGTACCCCAGGTGTAGAGGCCGTGGCGGGCAAGGAGGAAGCCGTAGGGGCGGCGGATCCCGGAGCGGGGCGCGAGGATCTGCCCGAGGGATTCGGCGAGCGGAGTCATGTCCTGGGAGTTTGGCAGGACGGGGATCTCGACGGCCGTGTCGTGGGTCGTGATCCCTTCGAGGCCCTTGAGCATCTCGTAGCCACCGATCCGCACGCTGCCGACCGCCTCGTCGGCCCCCGACAGGAGCGTCGCCCACACCGAGTGGGTGTGGAGGATCGCGCCGACGTCGGGGAGCAGCCGGGCGATCGTGCAGTGGAGGAGCGTCTCGGCGGAGGCTTTGCGGCCGAAGCCGTCGCAGGGGCGCCCCGCCGCGTCGACGCGGACGAAGTCGTCGGGCCCGAGGGCCGACTTGTCCTTGCCGCTGACGGTGATCAGCAGCTCGAGCGGCTGCCGCGACGAGACGACGCTGTAGTTGGAGCTGGTGCCCAGCGACCAGCCCCGCCCGTGAAACTCGCGGCCGATCGCCCGGAGCCGGTCGCGGGCGCTGTCGAGGGGCGTCATGCCGGGGGCCTGGAACGGGG
This window encodes:
- the mtnB gene encoding methylthioribulose 1-phosphate dehydratase, producing MTPLDSARDRLRAIGREFHGRGWSLGTSSNYSVVSSRQPLELLITVSGKDKSALGPDDFVRVDAAGRPCDGFGRKASAETLLHCTIARLLPDVGAILHTHSVWATLLSGADEAVGSVRIGGYEMLKGLEGITTHDTAVEIPVLPNSQDMTPLAESLGQILAPRSGIRRPYGFLLARHGLYTWGTSLDEARRHVEILEFLFEVVFRTRSAGLAPAMARVQQHQQQ